The Populus nigra chromosome 14, ddPopNigr1.1, whole genome shotgun sequence genome has a segment encoding these proteins:
- the LOC133673026 gene encoding sugar transport protein 10-like, which yields MAGGGFVAQSGGRNYEGRVTTFVIITCLVAAMGGLIFGYDIGISGGVTSMDSFLKKFFPSVYNKEKEERHDNMYCKFDSHLLQLFTSSLYLAALVASFFSSTVTRLFGRKISMLCGGLVFLVGAIINGAAKNVAMLIIGRLLLGVGVGFANQSVPIYLSEMAPAKIRGALNIGFQMAITIGILAANLINYGTSKIEDGYGWRISLALAAVPAVMIVVGSFFLPDTPNSILERGYPEKAKKMLQKIRGADNVEAEFQDLVDASEAAKKVEHPWKNILQPRYRPQLVICALIPFFQQITGINVIMFYAPVLFKTLGFGDDASLMSAVITGMVNVVCTAVSIYSADRFGRRILFLEGGIQMIICQILVAVMIAINFGTNGVGEMSGSTANFVLFLICAYVAAFAWSWGPLGWLVPSEICPLEIRSAGQAINVSVNMFFTFFIGQFFLTMLCHFKFGLFLFFAGFVVIMTIFIYFFLPETKNVPIEEMNTVWKAHWFWSKYIPDDAVIGVQTHTA from the exons ATGGCAGGAGGAGGTTTCGTTGCGCAAAGTGGGGGGAGGAACTATGAAGGTCGCGTCACAACGTTCGTTATCATCACCTGTTTGGTGGCTGCAATGGGCGGTCTCATTTTTGGTTATGACATTGGTATCTCAG GTGGTGTGACTTCTATGGACTCATTTCTCAAGAAATTCTTCCCATCCGTGTACAATAAAGAGAAGGAAGAACGTCATGACAATATGTACTGCAAATTTGATAGCCATTTGTTGCAATTGTTCACGTCTTCCCTCTACCTTGCTGCTTTGGTAGCTTCCTTCTTTTCCTCTACGGTAACTAGATTATTCGGCCGTAAAATCTCCATGTTGTGTGGAGGGTTAGTTTTCCTTGTTGGTGCCATTATTAACGGTGCTGCAAAAAATGTAGCAATGCTTATCATTGGCCGTTTGTTGCTTGGTGTTGGTGTTGGATTTGCCAATCAG TCTGTTCCAATTTATCTGTCTGAAATGGCACCAGCAAAGATTAGAGGAGCGCTTAACATCGGTTTCCAAATGGCCATTACAATCGGTATCCTTGCTGCAAATCTCATTAACTACGGAACATCAAAGATCGAAGACGGATATGGCTGGAGAATTTCTTTGGCTCTTGCGGCTGTCCCCGCTGTAATGATTGTTGTTGGATCTTTTTTCCTTCCAGACACTCCCAATTCTATCCTAGAGAGAGGCTACCCCGAGAAAGCGAAGAAAATGTTGCAAAAGATTCGTGGCGCGGACAATGTTGAAGCAGAATTCCAAGACCTCGTGGACGCAAGTGAGGCTGCAAAGAAAGTGGAACATCCATGGAAAAACATCTTGCAGCCAAGATATAGGCCTCAACTTGTCATTTGCGCATTGATTCCATTCTTCCAGCAAATTACTGGAATCAATGTCATCATGTTTTATGCACCTGTTCTCTTTAAGACCTTGGGTTTCGGAGATGATGCTTCACTTATGTCTGCAGTCATCACGGGCATGGTTAATGTTGTCTGTACAGCTGTTTCCATCTACTCAGCTGATAGGTTTGGGAGGAGAATTTTGTTCCTTGAAGGAGGCATTCAGATGATTATTTGCCAG ATACTTGTTGCAGTCATGATAGCCATCAACTTTGGAACAAATGGTGTAGGAGAAATGTCAGGTAGCACAGCCAACTTTGTGCTGTTCTTGATATGTGCTTATGTTGCAGCATTTGCCTGGTCTTGGGGTCCATTGGGATGGTTGGTGCCTAGTGAGATCTGCCCTCTTGAGATTAGATCAGCAGGGCAAGCCATCAATGTCTCAGTCAACATGTTCTTCACTTTCTTCATTGGCCAGTTCTTCCTAACCATGCTCTGCCACTTCAAGTTTGGTCTCTTCTTGTTCTTTGCTGGCTTTGTTGTTATCATGACCATCTTCATTTACTTCTTCTTGCCTGAGACGAAGAATGTCCCAATTGAAGAAATGAACACTGTATGGAAGGCACATTGGTTCTGGAGCAAGTACATCCCTGATGATGCTGTCATTGGAGTCCAAACACATACTGCATGA